From the Argentina anserina chromosome 3, drPotAnse1.1, whole genome shotgun sequence genome, the window TTGTCAGATTTTGTCTTGTGAAGCTAGGCTTATTTTTTCTGTGGGTTCATGACTTCATATAGCATTATTGGACATGTTAGTGCTATATCTAGGTAGAAACTCGATCGGTGTTCTTAGAATGAGCTCCAACATGCAACAATTTTAGTTAGAACCCCCCTTTTGTTTAATGTCATAAAATACCAAGGTCATGAAATGCTTATATGATGTTGAATGATCCTCTACTGTACTTGATCTTATTAGATTATTATATGGATTGAACTAGTCTTTAGCATAAACGCTCTGGAAAAATATTAGTGCCATTATTTCTACCATTTAGATGATGAAACTATACAAGGCATTGAATTTGCATTTGGATAATTGGCAAGTATATAAGTAGTAGTGCGTAATGATgtatattgaattcattttgCAATCAGGGATTTCTAACCGGAACCATAATCTTGCTGGTGAGCAAGGGGGAAAGTTCTCGCATTCTGACATTTAGTGAAGAGTTGTTCTTTATTTATCTCCTGCCGCCTATTATATTTAATGCAGGGTAATTTCCGCTTCCTTAAGGCTTATGATCCCATATTTTCTTGTTGGTTTCGTTGGAGATATTTGCTTAACGGGTTTACTGACCATACCAGGTTTCAGGTCAAGAAGAAACAGttctttcaaaatttcttaacCATCATGTTGTTTGGGGTGATTGGCGTTTTCATTTCGACGTTAGTCATAACAGCTGGTAATAATATGTAGATGTTTATAGAATTTTATCGTCATTTCCTCTTGTTTTTTCGTACTTCTGATTGTACACTGAGTTGTTATGGTTTTGTGAAATTATCTTCTAAAATATCTCTGCATAATACTTTTCACCTTAGGTGCCTGGTTCCTATTTCCTAAGTTGGGTTTCCTTGGCCTGAGTGCACGAGACTATCTCGGTGAGAACTCAGAATCATCTTGCGAGTACAGGACATGAACAGCTACTGATAAGCTTTGTGTAATGATATAATCTTTCTGATAACTTATGGTTGTACATGGATCTTTCTTTTTGAAACAGTTGTAGGAACAATATTTTCATCAACTGATACAGTCTGTACGCTGCAGGTTTGTCATGTTTTAGATGTTCTCTTTCATTTAATTTGGGCAAGCTGCTCCCATATTTGGATGTGCTGAGGTATAATATCCAAATGTAGGTTCTACATCAAGACGAAACACCTTTACTGTACAGCTTAGTCTTTGGGGAAGGAGTGGTGAATGATGCAACATCAGTTGTTCTATTCAATGCAGTTCAGAAGATTAATGTTAATAAACTCAATAGCAAGATTGGACTGCGTGTCATTGGAGATTTCCTTTACCTGTTCTCAACAAGCACTGCGCTTGGAGTTGCAGTAAGTATAATATGACGTGTGCAACATGGAACTACTATGCAACCAATGACTTTGTTCTTGCTAGGCATTACATACGCATTATATTATGCTAATTTACTTGGTCCCAAAATCATAGCATTTGGTGACTGTTCGTTCTTGTCCAATTTTCAGTTCGGACTTATGACAGCATATTCACTTAAAACCTTAAGCTTTGGAAGGTCAGCCAGTTAGTAGTTTGTTCATATAAGAAGTATAAAGTAGATTTTGTGTGAatccaatttaaaaaaattcttgTACAGGCATTCAAGCATTCGGGAGATTTCTTTAGTGGTTCTGATGGCATATCTGTCTTACATGGTGGCTGAGGTAAGGTACTAGCTGTGTATCTGTCTTAGTCGTGCCCATTAGACCATTAGAATTCtttatgacaaaaattatCCACATGTTAGTATACTTGAAGTACTTACAGTCGTTTCTTATTTTGTGAAGAAATATACATGGATTCTTGGTATCATTCACTATTTAGCTGAAAACATCCTTAACTTACTTGACATGCAGCTTTTAGACCTGAGTGGAATTCTCACAGTTTTCTTTTGTGGGATTGTCATGTCACACTATGCCTGGCATAATATCACTGAAAGTTCAAGAATCACAACCAGGCATGTATGGACAGATTTTGTTGGAATGTCGAATAACTATTAGTTTTGTATCTTTGTTTAATTGAATATATCAGTTTGCGAATACTACTTCATCGTTACTGGtcttctgtttttctttttaggcATGTGTTCGCGATGATGTCGTTTATTGCAGAAACATTCATATTTCTGTATGTTGGAATGGATGCTCTTGACATTGAGAAGTGGAGGTTAACTAAGTTGAGGTACTGATCTCTGGCTTGGATGCTTTATATCCAGAATTGAAGTCACTAATATCAGTCTGTCTCTGTCCCAGTCTCTTGGTTTTTCACTATTTCATATTTCATATCAGTACAGTATTCTGTAAAAGAACTCAGAAAACTGAACTTTTTATGTTTAAAACACAGTATGGTGGTGTCGAAAAAGCGTGGAGATTAAATTAAGCTTGATTGATTTGATGCTGTTAAGTATAAGCAAGTACTGGTGTACTATACAAATTAATGCCGAACCTTTTATTCTTGCAGTTTTGGGGCTTCAATGGGCATCTATAGTACGACACTTTTACTAATATTGCTTGGACGTGCTGCATTTGTATTCCCTCTCGCTGCTTTCTCCAATTACATGAATAGACGAGCCTCAAGAAGAAGTTCACTCGCACTCAAACACCAAGTCAGTGTCTTCTAGTTAGCCACATAACCTTTTGATATTGGTTACAATGGTTCATGATCGTTTGCTGTTGACCTGATGTTCAATGCAGGTAATCATATGGTGGGCTGGGCTAATAAGAGGAGCTGTGTCCATTGCTTTGGCTTTCAAACAGGCATGtgtacctctttctatcacaCTTCTACTTGAATATAATTACTTCTGCAAATGACTGTTCTCATTATGTCACTATGAATTTCTCTCAATTCGTGTAGTTCACAAGGTCTGGTGTCACATTGGATCCAACGAATGCCATGATGATAACAAATACAATAATAGTCGTCCTCTTCAGTACTGTGGTATGCAAGTTGTTTTCCTATtgctattgttttttttttccatacaTGTTAAGCATGAGTTCTCTACCTATCTAGGTGTTTATTTTAATGTCAATTCATTCCAGGTCTTTGGCTTTCTGACAAAGCCTCTTATAAATTATCTGCTTCCCCATGCTGGAGCAATCCCCATCAGTCGCAAAGAGTCAAAGGACGTCGGGGAGGATATGAATCTGCCCTTGCTCTCATTCGATGAATCAGCTGCTACCAATATAAGTCGCGCAAAGGATAACTTGTCTATGTTGATGGAGAGGCCTGTGTACACAATACATTCCTACTGGAGAAGGTTCGATGACGCCTATATGAGACCTCTATTTGGCGGGCCAGTAAGTGACCAGTCTACATGTTAGATGTGCAATTTCATCAATAAGTAAATCGAGGGGATCAGTTCAAAGTATAAGAGGGCAGTTTTTTTTATGATAGAAGTGGCAGATCAACAATTTTGCTTAATTTCTAGCACCAAGCAAGTGTAAATCTCCTGCTTTGACCATATTATGCTGAAGTGCTCGGCGTATCTGGTGTTAGCTGCTAATGTAATGTGTACAGAACTGGGGATTATCTCTCTGCCTGAGGCTCTATTACAGCTTTATGTTACTACCAATTACCAAACTAGGGACTATATCTGCCTGAGACTAATACAGATGAATGTAACTGCCAAACGGTGGACCGCTGTTCATAGACATTCAAGTTGGAACTATAACCAACCAGATGGACTTTCTACTACTATTCAACCGCAGGCAAATAACTTGTTTCATGCCTTGTTTCTTTCCGTTTCATTTGACAACTATGTTATTAACTTATTATCATTCCAACAACAGGAGAACTGGGAAAGTTGACGCTTAACCATTACATTCAGCAAATACAGAAATAAATCAGGGTATCACGTACATGTCTTTAAGAAAGGATTACATACATGTTTTTTGCAGAGAACAATATAAAACATGGTCATGCCTAAAGAACCACACAAAAACAGGGAAGCAGTACTGTTGTAGGGTCTCAATTGTTTTTGTCCTTGCAACCGAAGTGCTTCAAGCCACTGCAACAAAACAAGAACGAATGAACACAAGTATAATACTAAGATCGTATTATTCAAGAACATTATCAAATAATATATGGCATCTTACCGCATGCTGGTGGTGTTTTCATGCCACATTTCTTAGGCAATGCCATTGCTCGTGCAGGGTCGATTCCAAGGGAAGGTAGCACAGCCTTGAAGTTGCACAGGCAGGGCAAGTCGGCATGGCGCACAACACCACAACACTTCTTAGATGGCGGAGTCGGTGACTTGCCGCTCACTGCCGGACGGCAATAGTTGAGCTGCGCAGAGTCAATCTTGCATATCGAAACAGCATGGGTTCCCTCCAGCAGTGTAATCAACAGAACTACCATCACCCATTGCCACAAAGCTCCACTAGACCTTGCCATTGTTTCCTAGTTATGCTTGACTAAGCTTGTTAAGAAGTACTTAACCTGGAAGTTTATTTATAACAGACAGATcctgatttttaatctttcTCTGGCAAAGCTATGTTTGCCATGTGAGCCTAGTTGTTAGGAACTCAGTCACGGGACAGAAGATGCAcaacaaagaacaaaagagGGTTTGATCAATCAACCCATTTCTGGATCTCTCACTAATACTTGTTAGTTTTTCTATTGCAAATTCTTGTTTTACTTTAGTCACGGGAGccaaaacaaatgaaaattaaagtGAGGAAAAATTGAACTATGCTATACATGTCCATACTTGATAGATGAAATCAATAGCGTCAACCCCTACATGCATGAATAAGCATTTCATATATGTAGTCCAAAGCGAAAGCTTGAACGTAAGCATCAAATGCTAATTAAACAAACAATTTCATTACTGAGAAGAAGTCATCTTACATTAGCTTTTATTTTCTACGGCTCCTATATTACACAGCTTTGTTAGAAACTCCATGAGCTTTAGCAGCTCATTCTACCCTAACAGGCCAAGTCATAACAATCATGGGGCCATTTCGAAATAAGAACCACCATGAAGTCATAGTGCAATATCATTGTCCATTACTTTACACACAACAGCTAAGAATCTGACGTACATACAAGCTCAAAGAGGGTACATGACATCAAGAACTATCTTAGTTTCTCCAACATTGGCACATAAGTTACCACATCGTAGACCTAGAACTGCAAAGCAACAGCGGCAATGTGTCAACTGCATGTTCTAAACTAATAAGAAAAGTAATGACTTCGGTAAAATTAGGCTCAAATCTTAACGAAATGGAAGGCTGGATCAGATAATTATGACAACTAGTTGTCCATATCAGTGTCAAACCAAACCTTACAGCCTCTTAAAGAAATGAAGCTACAACATATTATACGAAGAACTTAATATGTTCAAAAAATTggaaagtgagaaatattcaCTTCCCAGTACACAACATAAAATGTGAACCCCTGTTTAATTATACTCTCACAACtagtggggggggggggggggggggggggcagcAATGTGGCTACCTACATTATGTGAAAAAAGAACATGACAAAGAAAACTACAAAAAACTTAACATCAGGAACTTGCTTGAGGATaccaaaaataaacaaacacaTGAACACCAAGTTAtgacaagaaaaaaatgagaaccAAATTTACGGACCTATCATGATCTCCTGAATATGTGATTCCGTGCCAACACTTCGGGTATTCCCAATGCAGAGATGCTTTCACAACCGAAGAGATCTTGAAGCTTTGCATCACATAGAATAGCCATTGGATTTAAAGGATCCTGGTGATGTACATAAAGACGGGAGAAGAAAAATGTAAATACCCAAAATCGCAACAGTTGATACTTTCTGAACTCATAATGTTTCAAACAATTACAGGATAAGAATAGGCCAACAGAAGATTCATAACTAAGCCTGAAATCAATCATGGACAACATTTTAATGTCAAGTGATGCGTTCGTATCTATAAATGCTCAGAGTACGTGTAATGATGCTGAGTGACACAATGTATTAGGTACATTTGATATACAAAATCAGTACAGATGATTCAAAAAGTTCAGCTAAGGTCTTGCTACATCCATTATATAAAATCAGTGCAGGCATCCAAGAACCTAGCTGAAAATCACCATTATGAGATAAAAACTGAAAGattgcttctttttttttgtgtcaGACTTATAAGATGAACAAACTGATACTACAGAACCACTGAGGCCGACTACAGACATGAGACAAAGATTGAGATACTGTTACCTACTTAAACCATACATTTTATAAATGACGAATGAGCTAAtagaaaaattaataattgtatttttgttctttcattGGAGGGCAAGAGCAGGGGACTGAACCTACCTCCAGACGGTTGACCTTTATATATTCCCATATTCGTTGCAAAACCTCAGTTTGGAGCATCTCCCTCATACCAACACCAAAAAACTTTGCAAGCGCTTCAGATATTATTAAAGGGGGGCCTGACAGAGAACTCTTTGTTCCGGAGTCTGCCGCAACCTTGGCCTTCTTGGGGACTGGCTGTTCTGACAGAACCAAGACACCAAGTCCTTAGATAGGCCTCCAATTTTACAAACATATCATATAACATAGAAACACAAATGTGTGGGCAACACACAAGAAGAGGAAACTGTTTCACCAAATACATACTTGAAGGTTCGAGTGCAATGATATGTTTGGCCAGCAACTTGTTCATCTTAAACATGTCAGTACAGTCTGTCTCGAAAACCAACCGCAGCTCATCATTGCAAATAATTTTCCTCTTGTTACCAGGGTCTTGGAGATTGTGTTTTCTTATGTAAGCccatagttgcttcacaatcTGAACTCAACGTGTAAAAATTAATACATAAGCAAATCAAAATTCCCAGAAgataacaaaaaaattcagaTACATAGCAATAAGGGATGAGCTTCAACCTCAGTCCTTGGAAGAGTTGGATGGCCAACAATGACCTGGAGTTCAGGCGAAACACCGCAAAGTTTGTTTAGACCCCCTGGACCTCCTTTTCTCTTAGGTTTAGGTCTACATGGTGCAGGTCATGACAAAATGCCCACACATCAAAATTACTAACATACACAAATATACCAGCACAACAACATTGGCAAAAGCATCATTCTACGTCGTAAACCCAAAACATATTTCACATAAACTTCATCAATCTCCACCAAGTTTCAAGCTTTGGTTGTTCTAGTAGCATATGAATAGCATAAGAGCTAGAAAAAGGAATAATTGACTTGGTTCACATACAGGGCAAATTGATCTGCTTTCTAATCAAGACCTATTGTTCAACCTGTAACTAAATATcagaaaaagatggagctgACTACACAAAAATATGAGACTAAGCCCCTAACAAGATAAATGCCTCAATCTAAATATCTGATTAATATTCATGaaagaacaaaataattaACCCAAAAAATGAAGGAAAATACAACTAAACATGTCACCACTAATCCACTATAGGAACTTAATATGCAACATAAAAATGTAGCCCTGCTCATATTTCCCGACCAAATAACAATGTGCAGCAAACTTTTGAAGGAAATGGACTTGGTTACACGTAAAATTAAGCTTTCTAATTTTCTTAATTGCTCTCTAATTTTCTGAGCAGCAAATTAGGACAAAAATTAgtagaagagagagagagagagagagagagagaaacgtACCCATCTTTAGGGGGGTCGGATGCGGGTACAGGAGTGGAGCTGGGCTCGGGCTCGGGCTCGGGAGAAGAAAGCTGAGGCTGGGAATTAGCAGGGAAGGTCTGGAAGGCGGAGGAGGGAGCCGGGTGGTAATTGGGGTTTTGTTGGAGGGAAAAATGGTCTTTGGGAGAGTGGTGAGGCGGCGGTTGGGAGCGGAGGAGGTAGTGGATCTGGGAGCGGATGAAGTCGGCCTTGTGGGAGAGGTCGTGGCCGCCGAGCTTGGATTGGAGCTGTTGCACGACGTCGTTTAGGGTCGCGAAGGTCGGCGCGTTGGGTGTTGAGGCGTGGATCAGGGCTTCTAAAGCTTCCGATATCTCTTGTTCTGTCGCcattctcctctctctctctctctctctctctctctctctctctctgttttcgAAGATGGAGTTCAGTTGAGAGTTGATACAGCttatctttctttctctctcctagTCTTTTGTCTTCGTGAGGGGGAAATGACGGAAGTCACGGAAGGGTCTCAGGGAGTTGAGGGGTTCGTTTTAGGGGTGAGcatcaaaaacagaaatctcgATCCCGTTTCGATACCGGCCCGAAATTCATAAGGACGAGACGAGATGAAGGTCTAAAACATTCGTCACGTTCCGATctcgtcccgtttcataatagtggaaTGAGACGTGTgatgaataatttatatctcgctccgtcccgtctcgtcccacctttaatgaaaacttaaaaattcttatatatttgtatcaaaatgaaactaatttatgttcttaataactccaaaattatatcaactcaaataataatagtaaattataatattttgaacataatatattttttttgttaaaatttcattattgaatgttactttgttaatgaaaaagtaaaaatattagtttttatgtaataacccgatttttcggaattatgttt encodes:
- the LOC126786320 gene encoding sodium/hydrogen exchanger 4 yields the protein MGEMYDFAKNLAHDHAQVIPISLFVAVLCVCLVVGHLFEENRWVNESITAIFIGFLTGTIILLVSKGESSRILTFSEELFFIYLLPPIIFNAGFQVKKKQFFQNFLTIMLFGVIGVFISTLVITAGAWFLFPKLGFLGLSARDYLVVGTIFSSTDTVCTLQVLHQDETPLLYSLVFGEGVVNDATSVVLFNAVQKINVNKLNSKIGLRVIGDFLYLFSTSTALGVAFGLMTAYSLKTLSFGRHSSIREISLVVLMAYLSYMVAELLDLSGILTVFFCGIVMSHYAWHNITESSRITTRHVFAMMSFIAETFIFLYVGMDALDIEKWRLTKLSFGASMGIYSTTLLLILLGRAAFVFPLAAFSNYMNRRASRRSSLALKHQVIIWWAGLIRGAVSIALAFKQFTRSGVTLDPTNAMMITNTIIVVLFSTVVFGFLTKPLINYLLPHAGAIPISRKESKDVGEDMNLPLLSFDESAATNISRAKDNLSMLMERPVYTIHSYWRRFDDAYMRPLFGGPVSDQSTC
- the LOC126786600 gene encoding uncharacterized protein LOC126786600, whose amino-acid sequence is MATEQEISEALEALIHASTPNAPTFATLNDVVQQLQSKLGGHDLSHKADFIRSQIHYLLRSQPPPHHSPKDHFSLQQNPNYHPAPSSAFQTFPANSQPQLSSPEPEPEPSSTPVPASDPPKDGPKPKRKGGPGGLNKLCGVSPELQVIVGHPTLPRTEIVKQLWAYIRKHNLQDPGNKRKIICNDELRLVFETDCTDMFKMNKLLAKHIIALEPSKQPVPKKAKVAADSGTKSSLSGPPLIISEALAKFFGVGMREMLQTEVLQRIWEYIKVNRLEDPLNPMAILCDAKLQDLFGCESISALGIPEVLARNHIFRRS
- the LOC126786601 gene encoding putative lipid-transfer protein DIR1, producing MARSSGALWQWVMVVLLITLLEGTHAVSICKIDSAQLNYCRPAVSGKSPTPPSKKCCGVVRHADLPCLCNFKAVLPSLGIDPARAMALPKKCGMKTPPACVA